A single window of Microplitis demolitor isolate Queensland-Clemson2020A chromosome 7, iyMicDemo2.1a, whole genome shotgun sequence DNA harbors:
- the LOC103579587 gene encoding protein tipE, translated as MRGSSSELLLDEQAELRRRKLLELGFGASRRQPQRRTCRQRFNFYATSALALVATSGGAALLFLVPLYVDPAISTLAADFSPHPVLCTTLRREEILGIFNCTWSSCREGCTSDVYRCTHIYVTYSPELNFTNSSLWTDKNIYDGLTEVEAVLKVNIKGCGYPPVVDCDNFTRELGYEGAKFPCHYSRVNGSIVMANYNREAQLEIIIHFFAAPFVVTLATSVALCVMHCDCRCVAPSPRHARGMRKIRINNLSDQSISNRVDRRGHHAHCDCGEVTRPL; from the exons ATGCGTGGCAGCAGTTCAGAATTATTGCTGGAT GAGCAGGCAGAATTACGTCGTCGCAAACTGTTGGAGCTCGGGTTTGGCGCTTCCAGGCGCCAGCCGCAACGGCGAACTTGCCGTCAGCGGTTTAATTTTTACGCGACCTCGGCACTGGCACTAGTTGCAACCTCCGGTGGTGctgcattattatttttagttccgCTTTATGTTGATCCTGCGATAAGCACTCTCGCTGCTGACTTTTCGCCTCACCCTGTGCTCTGTACTACGCTGAGGAGGGAAGAAATACTGGGGATATTTAATTGCACTTGGAGTTCTTGTCGAGAGGGATGCACTAGTGATGTTTACAGATGTACTCACATTTATGTTACTTACTCGCCGGAACTTAATTTTACCAACAGTAGTTTGTGGactgacaaaaatatttatgatg GTCTAACGGAAGTGGAAGCAGTGCTGAAGGTTAACATAAAAGGATGTGGTTACCCACCGGTAGTTGATTGTGATAACTTCACCCGCGAGCTCGGCTACGAAGGTGCTAAATTTCCATGTCACTACAGCCGCGTGAATGGGAGCATAGTGATGGCTAATTACAATCGCGAGGCGCagcttgaaataataattcattttttcgcGGCGCCCTTTGTAGTGACACTCGCGACAAGTGTTGCACTTTGTGTTATGCACTGCGATTGCCGATGTGTGGCACCCTCCCCTCGCCATGCACGTGGTATGAGAAAAATCCGAATAAATAATCTCAg cGATCAATCGATAAGCAATAGAGTGGACCGAAGAGGACATCATGCCCACTGCGACTGCGGAGAAGTTACACGGCCGTTATGA